Part of the Nicotiana sylvestris chromosome 2, ASM39365v2, whole genome shotgun sequence genome, gtcgccagagctgtcacacctcctttttccgcccccgcgagggtacaaggagtttttccaattaaaggacaatcgaaacgggatttatttatttcagagtctccacttgggagatttagggtgtcccaagtcaccaatttaatcccgaatcgaggaaaagaatgactctgtattacagtctgcgaaccagaaatccggataaggaattctattaacccgggagaaggtgttaggcattcccgagttccgtggttctagcacggttgctcaactattatattcggcttgattatctgattttatacaaatatgaacttatgtgcaaattttatctttttactgctttcataattgttattattatttttacaagaatgtgaacatcgtttaaaaacatgtctttggattgcgtcacataaaatgcacccgcgatccggaacgtatttttattcaatgttttaggatttggatttgggtcgcataaatgcgcacccatgtttaagaatgtattattattaaatcgtgcctaaagcgattagcgtattattatttatgggtaagactgtggaattcactaaacagtccatcccgaattctaaatactcaattaaatatttattgagggccccgcaattagtgcattttattgggcgaggctcatctcattttatttttaaaaggacagtcctaaaatgcctacattttttattgaaatttgtctctacaaaataaaggagaaatatcttaatttatttacatgttattacctagttacattatactaggcatgttctcagtttgtcaaattaaaaaaaaacatagcaattctaattttaatcctagaccatttatatgctgaaattaaccaatattatttaactaaataaatttctaccaacttcctactagatggcctattcgtttgattttttattcaacggaattactacaccatttatttatttttaggcaatagatgtagatagttcatttgttaagctatcgtcgaatgttccactatatgtattaaatatctacatgattctgattttttgcaaactacataatttatacatacaaataaaattcagaatataattaaatataattcagaatttcaactcttcatttttcgtattcatgcttcatatttcggattacaataaccagcgtgtcagttgtgtacctgatattggaagcaaaagaaaatgaagatgagaatcagcagcagcaataaaatcagtacaacacagcaacaatagcccagcaacagtaacaacccagtaacaaaCCGGtagagtagtaatccaaaaaaaaacaaaagcttcagcttttatgaaacaacaatcaattctgatttcaaacaacaaaagaaaacagaatattttttttagttttttttttatttgaaagcttcaataattttcggaattttctatctctcaaatgttcagcccttttctctcttttattttcagatttgtttttctctcccgttttttttttcgtatctgtctgtgtattttttcttgtctcctttttattctgatttcaagacttcttataactcatcccataaatcttttaatcaattaaaatcaacccatttttttataccaaactcattatcttcccactcatccccattatattaaataaacatatcacaccaccccatttcattttgtcccccatgcttcatttaaaataatgcaagattcccctttaaattaaatcttgtcccccctttatattaaacaactatatcacaacccaccccatttcattttgtccctcatgcttcaaataaacaatttcaaaaagtacaattcctaaactaccccctccgaccttactaaaattaccaaactacccctgaacgtactacaaatttaccaaactacccatcagctataacacatcaattaatcaaacttaaccaaaatatagacaatatgatcaatttctaacaatgttcaaacaacaatatgaacacggatgaacatcataacaacaatatcacatgaacacgattttaacaacatttcaacaacaaagcacatgaacatgatttcaacaacatttcaacaacaaatcacatgaacacaaattgaacaacaaagaacaactaaaatttgattgaacaatattttagcaacaaacaatcctattttcggattcaacaacaacaacaaacaagtatattttgatttctaaattcaataatattgaacttaaaatcaactactctaacaacattacaacaacaattcctatattaaactttatgagacaaattcaagaaataatcacaaatggtaaacaagaaatcaaactatacaaaattcggattcaagatcatccaaacaaagtatgaacatgaatgaatctattttaacacaacaaacatgacggattaaacgattaaatcaatatatttcctttaacacaactaaattctttttagacaaataacaagattgacgaataaacaattatgaacttaagcttgaacttaacaatattaacaatttccaacaatacataaacacatgaaacaaattgaagaaatagttaattaaatttcaatttgaatctaacaaacatcaaactaacaaatattcacttaaacaataatacaaacatgaaatgaatatgaaaacaactaattaaacttctattttgaaatctgaaaattaatttaacaaagcacatgaacatgaacaaactagaaaaatgatttcaacgatgaacaacgaacaaaacaagaattgaattctttaacgattttaacttcgagaaatataaaaacgaaatatggacaaaataaaactcaaaaacaactaaccgaagatgaatcaacgaagaactttgattgtaaacaaatctgtccgagcctcgaccaaagctcgaacaaatgacgacgaagacgaagagaagatgaaggcaAAAAACAGCAGCAGCGGCAAGCATGTTTGGTGAAGGTCGACGAGCTGTTCGTCGTCGATGGAGCAGTGGAAACGCAGCAACAATGGAGGACAAAAAGCAGCAACAATGGAGGACAAAAAACAGCAGCAATGGAGGACAAAAACAGCAGCAATGGCGAAGAGAAAAGGACGCAGCAGCAGCGACATGGATGACGCAGAAACAGCTGCGACGATGGTTGTTTGGACGCGACGAAGATGGTGTAGCTGCTGGGAGTCATTGCTGCTCGTCATGGCTGCTCGTTCATGGCTGCTTGGGGCTGTTTGAAGTCGTCCATGACTGGACGTGGTGAAGAAGACGACGAAGaaacaaggggggggggggggacaacCATGGATGTCGAAGtttgaaggtggtcgtttggttttaatggcgGACAGGGGTCGATTTGGGTGGTCCGACGAGGGATTGtgcgtgtgtgagtgtgacgttgggcagccatggttgagctttgaggggaagccatggatgaccttggagaaacttgaggaagaagaagaagataggagggggacggatgacttcttagtctttttagggtttttttcttcttgtttcttttgttttgtgttgtaaaatgtaagacaaaggggtttgggtcttttgggttatggactgggtcgacccaattCGAAATGGACttggtcgtagggaagattgggccattttttgggcctatagcttgaaattgaagaagaggcccaattccgactttctttatattttcgctctcttttcttcttttatttttctaaaactaaattataaaaatacttaaactattattaagaactaaattaagttataaaggcgcaaattaactcccaataacaattaacgcacaattaagtattaattaagcataaaattgtatatttggacattaaatgctaaaaatgcaaacgatgcctatttttgtaatttttaatttttgtaaaacaattttaattactatcaattgtagaattaaatcctacatgcaaaatgcgacatatttttgtattttttattaatttagcgaataaacacgcacagacaaatacaaataattcttcaaaatatcacaaaatatcacaaaattgcacaccaaagaaaaatcattttatttttgaattttttgggagtaattctcttatagggcaaaaatcacgtgcttacacccttTACCAAAGTCTAGATGCTAAATGGATTGAAGATTTATTGGACAAATCCGTGAGGCTTCTTGATGTTTGTTGCACTATAAGGGAACTTGTCTCGCAATATAAAGAAAATGTAAGAGATCTTCAATCATCTCTCAGAAGGAGAAAAGGAGATTCAACTACAGATGACAGTGTTGCCAGATTTACCTCTTTCAGCAAGAAGATCAAGAGGGATGCCAAAATATTAGTCTTGACTTTGAAACAAATGGATCAAGAGACTGCAGTATCAGTCTTGCCAGATGCAGATGAAGATACAATAGATGCGATTAGAGCACTAAGAGAAGCTAATGCAGTATGCAtttcaactttccaaatgctcttGTCCTTCCTGTGTGTGCCACTTTTGAAGCCAAAGCAATCAAAATGGTCATTGCTTTCAAGATTGGTACACAAAGACAGAATAGCACCTGAAGTTCAAGAAGAAAACGCGAGCTTAGAAACCAGGCTGGAAACCTTCGGGCCGTACCTTGACAGCTTTGAAAATACGCTGGAAGCCACATTTAGGTGCTTGATCAGATCTAGAAGCTCGCTCCTCAATGTTCTTTCTTGTTAATCTGGCAGTTGTTGTTCCATACTCTGTAAATTGTATATAAACAGTTTTGTAGTTAGAAATATATAAATTTCAAGTGAAAGATTATACACCATTTATtgcctctatctctctctctctgatCAAAATTTAAAAGGTTATGCCTGTGAGTTTCAGCGCAAAGAAAGCACTTAGCAGTATTTCTCCATACCTGATATCAGGTTAAGTTTGTGTCTCAAATATCTCGATATCCATTGAAATGGTCCTCTTTAGACTAGATGGGGAAACAGATAAAACGCATAGCATATTCATTACATACTTTCTCTGCATAATTGGCTTCAAAGATCAAACTAATGAAGGGCCATAATCTGGATGAAATGTTTCTTCCTTATGCTCCTTATCCACCATACTTTAGGCATCACCGATAAATTAGGAATATAGCTTATGATTTGCTTATCTTACTTCATAGTCCATCTAGATACGGAGACCACTGTAACTATGACAATCTTGATATCATCTGTCTTCCTTCTGAGATAATTGGAAGCAGTAGATCTAATCAGAATGCTTATCCTATGTCCTTTTTCTTCTAGATCCTTAGCCAAATTcaacaaagaaaacaaaatgaAGATCTAGCACAAGGATCTGGCACCAGATCAGCGGGCAAAGCAGCCAACCTACCATTCTTTCGAACATATAAATGGAGCAATTAACAATGCCACTTTGCTCGACTCAATATCAATTTAGTATAAAGTGGCATTGCTCAGCAAGCTTAATTGCATTTCTCCCAAAAGATCCTCTAGCAGTCCCTGAAAACAACAATATGTACGCTCCCCAGAAATAGATTTGAAGTGTGGATAGAACTCTTTTGAGGCTCAGCTGACAACTTCGAATATAGTCCCAAGGAACATAGGTGCCTGATTACATTGCAGAGTTCTCTTCTCATGCTAATCGGGAAACTTCTATTGCACTGATCTGAAGTTGGCTAGACATTTTTCACATATATAATGTCATGGGCACGGCGCCCCTGGTAGCTTCTAAATGTGTAGTGCCATGGACAGGCCCACTAGACTTCCTTAGCCAACTAAGTGTGCCCCTGCCTATGTCAGAGATCTTCAATCCTCTATCAGAAGGAGAAAAGGGTATCACTTAAGTACAGAAGCCAGCTTTACCAGATCACCTCCTTCGGCAAGAAGATTGAGGAGCCAAAAGTCTTCCTGGTCTTAACTCTTAAAAATAGATGAATATATTGAGGAATCAGAATTCCAAGATTCAGATATATGATTACAGTACTAAGGGAAGCCACGTAGCATGCATTTCAATTTTGCAAATGCTCTTGCTACTTCTTATCTGTCCAAGTTTTAAAGTCAAACTCGTCTAAATGGCACTGGTTTTGAGATTGGTGCATAAGGGAAGAATAGCATGTGAAAGTCGAGCAGATAACATTAACTTTGAAACTAGGCTGGAATCCTTCGATGGTCGCCTTGAGAGTTTTAATGATGGATTAGAAGGAGCATTTAGGTGCCTGATTGGATTGAGGAGCTCTCTCCTGAATATATTCTCTCCTTGTGGCTCAATATGCATTCTCATGTGTTCCTTCCCCTGCGTACTTAAAAATAAGATATATCGGAAAGAATGTGAAACTCATGGATTGTACCTTTTAAAAGTTTGCTAGTAAAAAATGTAAAACTTCGTTCTCTTTGCCCTGGAGGGTGAGTTGTGTAGGAAAACAACTATGCAGTCAATAATTTAGTAAACATTAAACAAGCACAGCATAACCAGCCATACATGGATGCACAAAATTCAATATTTTTATTTCCAATACACTCGTGTATCAATTATTGATTTAATTAAAAATTGCTCTTTCAGTGAAGCATCCTGAAGAAGCTACCTACCGCTGGACTAATTAAAAGGATGAACATCATAGCCATATCTTGGGCATCTTTAATCAAGTCAAGAAGGAGGAGTTCTTAGCTGTAACTTCCAGATGGAGCCAAGGAAAATAGCAGGATATGAATGTACCGACATATATTAATTAGTTCTGTCCACAATTTATTGGAAGCATTACATCTAGTCCAGGAGCTTATACAGATATGCTTCCAACCCCTTGCCAACCAAATCCAAAAGAAAAAATCCCATACGTGTACAACTCCATAAGATAAACTTCAGTCGTgcattttgaattttatagttgATCTACTAGCCCCTCTGAGATCTTGACACCTTAAAATATTCCCATTATTCTGTCATTATTTACATTTCAATTATCTAAATATTATGTATTCTGGTAGTTGATGGATTTAAGCCTTTATGGAGGAGACAGCCTTACCTAGCCACCTATTACATGACAGAGACTAACTAAACAACTGAACAAATAAAGTAGGCTTCTTGAAGTTGATGCATCTTCAATCAAATAATATCAatagaaaagttttttttcatAGTATTGGCACCATTTCTGGAAACAGAAAGAGGCAAATCATGCAAACACTTACATGATAATTATATGCCTCATGTTCACCTTATAACTACGAGGATTAATGAAAGTAATCAGTACAACCTTTTGTTGGCCAAATGTGCAGCAGGTTTACAAGTTCCAAAAAGAT contains:
- the LOC104227042 gene encoding uncharacterized protein isoform X1, giving the protein MEGYERRQTLVLPNRKTTMGGDKMSNGLIKSACDAQLDLFGTCKPAAHLANKSTQGKEHMRMHIEPQGENIFRRELLNPIRHLNAPSNPSLKLSRRPSKDSSLVSKLMLSARLSHAILPLCTNLKTSAI